The Ruminococcaceae bacterium KH2T8 genomic sequence AGTCTCAAGAATGGATCGGCGGCTCTTAAGTCTTTCTTTCTTTTATCCTGGAAGCACTTTACAGGTATAGAGAATCCTCACGTTGCTCAGCCGTACCTGAAGTCAGTTCTCGCAGAAGTTTGGGATAAAGAGCAGGATGCTATGCTCGACACGGCATCAAGAAGATTCAGGACCAAAGAAGACTACAGTCTCTGGATCGCGAGATACTGGAATCTCATGAAAGATAATTATGTCCTTAAATCCAGAAAGGACGAGCTTTACTACGTTATCGGAAACGATAACAGCTGGCTTGCAGAGCAGCTAAATGCAGGCAAACGCAATCTGATCTGTCTTAATGACAGTGATGATCTTGATGATTTCGATAAGACACAAAAGGAAATGAAGGATATATTCGAGAAGCTTTATCCCGAACGTTCTTCATTTGAAAAGACGGAGAAATAATGAGCGAACCGAAGAGAATACTCATAGGCGGGTTTACCACTGAGACCGGTGGCATGGAATCCTACATAATGAACCTTTACAGGCATGTTGACAGGAGCAGGCTTCAGTTTGACTTTGTTAATAACCTTAGTACCGATATAGCTTTCTCAGATGAGATAAAGGCACTCGGCGGCAGGATCTATAATGTTCCCATGATAAGGAATGGCATAAAAGAGCATTACAAGGCGATGGACGCTCTCTTCGGAAACACGCACTATGAAGCTCTGTATTATCAGGCTAATCGTAAACTCAAGAACGCCGACCTGTTCAAAGCGGCAAAGAAGCACGGTGTTCCGCACAGGATCCTTCATTCGCACAATACGAGAGATCTGGACGAGAGCAGGGTAAATAACATAAGGATTAAGCTTACCGGAAAAACTCTAAACAGTTACTTAACGGAACGATTTGCATGTTCTGAGGGAGCAGGTAAATGGATGTTCCCCGGTGTTACAGATGTAAAAGTAGTAAATAACGGGGTGGATACTGCTATATTTGACTATGACGATCAAAAGGCAGCTGCCATCAGAACGGAACGCGGTGCGAAGAATAAGAAAATCATTGGAACTGTCGGCAGGATCTGCAGGGAGAAGAACTCATTATTCTTAGTTGATATTTTTAATGAGATCCATAAGAAAGATGAGAATACGCTATTCTGGCATATTGGCGGTGGTGCTCTGGAAGATGATATGCGCAAGAAGATCAGTGAGTATGGTCTGGAAGATTCATATATAATGCTTGGAAGGCAGAGTAACGTCGCAGACTTTCTTAATGCCATCGATCTTCTGCTTCTTCCGTCTGTGCACGAGGGATTCCCGATAACACTTGTGGAAGCCCAGTGTTCAGGTATGAAGTGCCTTGTAGCGGACAATATTACTAGGTCGGTAGATATTACAGGGAATGTATCGTTTAAGTCGATAGATGACAGTGCTTCGGATTGGGCGGATGAGGCGTTGGCTTTATCTTCGTATCAAAGGAGCTCGTGTAGGGATATACTGATAGATAAAGGATTTGATGAACAAGGTATAGCTGATTGGTTTCAGGATTTTATACTTAACGAATAACAGGAACAGAGATAAATAAATGAGTAATATAGCAGCAGTAGTAGTTACATATAACAGGAAGGATATGTTGTTGACTTGTATCACCAAGATCCTTTGCCAGAGTGCGGGTGATCCGGATATCCTGGTGATCGATAATGCCAGTTTCGACGGTACGGGCGATATGGTCAAAGAGAAGTTCGGAGATGAGTCCAGGGTCAAGTATATAAATACCGGTGCGAATCTCGGAGGTGCCGGTGGTTTCTCATACGGAATAAATGTCGCGGTCAATCAAGGATACGAGTATCTCTGGATAATGGATGATGACACATTCCCCGAGGACGGTGCCCTCGATGCTCTACTGAAAGCAGATAAGCTTCTTGAAGGAAAATACGGATTCTTATCCAGTTATGCAAAATGGACTGACGGTTCAGCTTGCGAGATGAACCTTCCCAAGGTTAGCGGCAACTGGAGATACTTCGTGGACACCCAGTTTAATAACAGGATATTGGCGCTTGAGAGCACTTCATTTGTATCGTTCTTTGTTAAGGCTGATGTCGTAAAAGAAGTTGGGCTTCCTATCAAGGAATTCTTTATCTGGGGTGATGACCTTGAGTATTCACAGAGGATATCATCCAGATATGATTCATTCTTTGTTTATGACAGCCAGGTGGTCCATGCCATCAAGTCGAATATTCCGACATCCATCGTGGATGAGACAGATGAGCAGAGGATAGGACGCTATAAGCTTCTTTATCGAAACAAGTATTATATCGCCCGTCATTCGCAAAAGCGCGCCAAGATGCTCTACTGGCTCGAAATCAAATATGTTCTCTCGGATATCTTGAAGCGATCAAAGACTCAGAAGTGGAAGAAGTGCAGTCTGGTGCTCAAGAGCTGCATGGCAGGTCTGTTCTTTAATCCCAAGATCGAGAAAGTGCATCCTGTTGAATGAGTATCGATCAGCAGAACAAGAGTAATATAGCATTATTGCGAGTAAGGGAATTCCTGTTCTTTATCTCGTTCGGCTCCTTCCTGATAAGGCGTCTGTTTACTGATGTTACTTTATGGCATTTTCAATTTGATTTCTTTTGGGATTTCAGGGAAAAGATGGAGATGATATATGATGAATACATCCCGATAGTGTTATTGGTATGTATAGCATTCATGCTCTTTACTACGGTTCCGAAGTTGACCAGGATCATTGCCTTTGCCGTATTGGTGGTTACTGGTAAGATGGTGTCTATAGCTAATGAGGATATGCACATGTATATCATGATGCTCCTTATAGTAGCGGCATTCGGGATAAGTGCGAAGAAGATATTTATTTTTACGATCGGCCTGAACATTCCTCCGCTCATAGCAACTATTGTAGCGTCCCAGCGGGGAGTCATCGAGAATCGTATCGATCCAAGCCGAAACCGAGAATATCTGGGGTATAACTGGACAACGACCCCTATGATGATCTTCTCATACGCCTTGTTCGGGTATCTGATCCTCAGGAAAGGCAAGATCACTATATGGGAATACCTGATATTTAACGGGATCAATGCATGGTTCTTCTATAAGACGAATACCAGATTTGCGTTCCTGTTGGTATTCCTGGTCCTTACATTCCTGATTGCATACAGACTGATAAGAGAACAGGATGCCCCGAGGCAGTTGGTTCGTAATATCTGTATATTGATTCCATATCTGTGTTTCTTTTTCATTTACGGGATAACAATGCTGTATGATCCCGCTATAGGAATTATGGCGAGACTCAACAAATTACTTTCCTACAGACTTTCGCAGTGCCAGTATGCTATTAATTTGTACGGCTATCTGCCGTTTGGTCAGCCGATACAATGGGTGACTATAGGTCAGAGTACTCCGGATAATCCGCCGACATATGTCGATACCGCATATCTTCAGACAATGCTCAAATACGGAGTTGTATCGCTGGTAGTATTTCTGTTGATATCTTCGTACATCATGTACCGTTCATTTCGCAGTAAAACATATTCAGTAGCTATATTGTTCAGCTTTATTCTTATGTTTGGCCTAGTTGAGCAGCAGCCATTTTGGGTTGAGTACGATACTATATTGCTCTTGGCTTTCGCCGACTGGTCAAAGATACAAGAAGCTAATATAACATTGCCTCAATTAGAGCTAAAACAACAATGTTAAGTGTTTTAATGTTCATGCTATAATTGATCGAATATTTGAAACGGAGTAATCAAGTAAGTGGGTGCGCAAAAGTCGATAAAGAAGAATTTTGTATTAAATGCTCTTCTAACGATATCGGGCATAATATTCCCGTTTATATCATCGCCATATGTTTTGAGAGTATTGGGTCCTGAGGGAATGGGCAAGGTAGACTTTGCATGTTCAAATCTTAGTTACTTCAGTCTATTGGCTCAACTCGGCATACCGACATATGGTGTCAAGGCGTGTGCCAAGGTGAGAGATAACAAGTTGGAATTAGCAAGAACCGTCAAAGAATTGCTAATGATCAATCTTGTTGTGACATTGATCTCGTATGCATTCTTTGTCCCGTCATTATTCTTAATTCCTCAGTTCGCGAACGAGAAATTACTTTATATCATTGTAAGTTCTACCTTATTGTTTAATACGATAGGCATGGAATACCTATATAAAGGACTGGAACAATACGGATATATAACAACGAGATCCATAGTCTTTAAGTTTATTGCATTTGGTGCTTTGTTCCTACTTGTAAAAGCTGAAACTGATTATGAGATATATGGTGCTATATCTATCTTTGCTGCATCTGCATCCGGAATACTAAACTTTTTCCATTCAAGGAGAATTA encodes the following:
- a CDS encoding Glycosyltransferase involved in cell wall bisynthesis; the encoded protein is MSEPKRILIGGFTTETGGMESYIMNLYRHVDRSRLQFDFVNNLSTDIAFSDEIKALGGRIYNVPMIRNGIKEHYKAMDALFGNTHYEALYYQANRKLKNADLFKAAKKHGVPHRILHSHNTRDLDESRVNNIRIKLTGKTLNSYLTERFACSEGAGKWMFPGVTDVKVVNNGVDTAIFDYDDQKAAAIRTERGAKNKKIIGTVGRICREKNSLFLVDIFNEIHKKDENTLFWHIGGGALEDDMRKKISEYGLEDSYIMLGRQSNVADFLNAIDLLLLPSVHEGFPITLVEAQCSGMKCLVADNITRSVDITGNVSFKSIDDSASDWADEALALSSYQRSSCRDILIDKGFDEQGIADWFQDFILNE
- a CDS encoding Glycosyltransferase, GT2 family, coding for MSNIAAVVVTYNRKDMLLTCITKILCQSAGDPDILVIDNASFDGTGDMVKEKFGDESRVKYINTGANLGGAGGFSYGINVAVNQGYEYLWIMDDDTFPEDGALDALLKADKLLEGKYGFLSSYAKWTDGSACEMNLPKVSGNWRYFVDTQFNNRILALESTSFVSFFVKADVVKEVGLPIKEFFIWGDDLEYSQRISSRYDSFFVYDSQVVHAIKSNIPTSIVDETDEQRIGRYKLLYRNKYYIARHSQKRAKMLYWLEIKYVLSDILKRSKTQKWKKCSLVLKSCMAGLFFNPKIEKVHPVE